The Bradyrhizobium sp. WSM471 genome includes the window CAGTTCGCAAATCTCGGAAGAACCTCTGCCAGTTGCATGCGCAATTGGTCGGAGAATGAAGCGAGTTTCAAGCTGCGCGTCGACAAGATCAGGTCGGCCATGATATTGCCCATTCCACCTGAAAAACTTGCAAATGCTACGCGATTGCCACGCGGCCTGCGGCACGCGTTGAATGCCACGACGGTTTCGACCAAGTCCTCGGCGGAATCAACCGTGATCACGCCTAGGTCGTCCAACAAACGGATGTCACGTTCGTAGGTGTTCGCGGCCTCTGTTGCCGTATGTCGGTTTATTCCCTTTCGCACCTCGGGATGAGCGCCGACGCGCAACATAATGACGGGCTTTCCTTGTTGCCTTGCGCGCGTGCAGGCAATGGCGAAGTTTTCTGGATCCTTAATGCCCTCGCAGTAGCTAACGATAATTTTGGTTTGCACATCGTCAGCGAAAAAATCGATTAGTTCGGCTGTCGTGACGCTGACTTCGTTACCAGTGGTCGCGATCTTGCTGATCCCAATACCCCTTCCCATTAGCGGATGCATCATCGTGATCATCTGTCCGCTTTGAAAGACACCACTAACGGCTCCTGGCACGATTTCGGGTGTCTTACTGTCTCCTACGGCAATTATCGGCCGATGCAGATTGATCACTCCTAGAGTATTGGGACCGATGACGACTGGTGTCGTCGAGTCACTTGCCCAGCGCTGAATTTGCTGCTGCCTTGTGCGGCCTTCCTCAGAGCCGAGTTCCGCGAATCCGCTCGAGATGATTTGTGCGACACCGACAAATTGTTGCTTGCATTCTTCCAGCACAGCAAGAATGTTCTCGGCCCGAACACATAGCACGGCAAGGTCGATGTGGAAGGGAACATTTGAGATGGAGCTGTAGCAGTCCACGTCGTCAACCATTGCGTAGTTCGGGTTAACGGCAGCAATGTTTCCAGCAAAGCCGGAAGACACAATACTGTTAAGAATATTTTTCGCGAGGCTCGGTTTCGGTGAGGCACCGATCACGGCAACTCCGTCCGGTTCGAAGAGGGATCGAAGATTACGTTTAACATTGGTCGTCTCGTGCTTGTCAGACTCCTGCGCGTGTGAATACATCCCGCTCTCCTGTCACTGCATGTTTCCGCATTTCACATGGCAACTAATGTGCCAACGGAGCTATTAAGCTTCTGAGCCGTTTTTTTGAGAGAGGTTCGCGCCACAGGGGTGCCGATTCTGCCCTACAGCCGCCCCATCCCTGTCAGAAGGTAGACAACGACCAGCGCCAAGTTGCGCGCGATAACGACAAATGCCGCGGCGATGCCTCAGCCGCGCTGGACAGCATTCTCACTCTCATTGAAGCTTGCAGGAGATCCGCTCAACTTGGTCTGCGAGACAGCTAGATTCTTGATCTATCCTCCGGCAGGGAAATACCTTCAAGGCTCGGTGGTGGCAGATTAGAGTGTTTCGACCGTCCTGGCTTCGACTTTGCGCAAGCGCGATTTGAATTTAAGCAGATTGTAATCGGGCGAGCAGGGCGTCGACAGCAGGACGCTGGCGCCGCGGACCTCAATGGCGATCCGGACGGTGGCACTTTTGCGTGCCGTCAGATTGTTCAACACCATGATTCGCCCGCAGTGAGGGGGTACCAATACCTGTCCGACATAGCGACTAGGGCCAAGGCCGTTCATAGGTCCGACGCGATGCGGTAACGGTAGTGCAGCGTACACCAGCGGAGAAGGTCGTGGTCAGCCAATGACCATGCGGGACTGGGGCGTGGCGACGTCGGACCGCGTTTCGGCGGCAGTAAAGCCGCGCTTGTGCCGGTCTCGTCGATAAAGCCCAGCTTGTCGGAATCAAGCCGCGGCGGGAGTTCGCGCCGATTCTGGCCCGCCGCCGCAACGTCGGCCTTATGCCGCTCGGCTGTGAGCGCCTTTTTTTGAACGTTACGCCTCATCGCGGCCGAGCAAGCGCCTAATCGAGCTCGGTTCAAACGAGCTCAAATCCCGATTTGAGCATCTCGGCGATCTCAATCAAGGTCATGTACGACTTGCGTCGATCACACTCATAAGGACATCATGAGTTCCAGATGCACTGCGAGCGATCTTCGCCGCCCTGTCGCTTGAGCTTTGTCGCGCCACTGTCGCGCCATTCCGGACAAAGCGCGTGATGCCCATGCGGACTCTCTCGCGGTTCAAAGGCGCCGTTGAGAACCCCCACAAGGCGATTTCGCCATCGCACCCGCAAGACCCTGAGATGGGTCTCTCACGAGCTTGCAGAAAAGCCTTGTCCCAGAGGTCCACCCGATCATACGCATAGGGATCGGCAAACCCGTTGCCGAAGCCTGGCAAGTTGCGGCCGGCTGCCTGCGCCAGTAACTTCGGAAGTCGCACCGGATTGTAGGCGCTGGCAGCGCGGACAAAGGCCATTCGACGCGGCTAGGACCACGGCATCGGGTCGCCTCTCTTGTCGCGCGACCGTCTTGATCAAGCCAAATGCCTGCTCGAGCGCTTGGGGATGCGCTTACTTTGGGATAGCTATCGTGGCGGGTCGTTCGTCCCCTCTCGCAGAGCTGCGCTCGATGGCATCATCGCCGACCTTCTCGGAGCCAATGGATCACCGCAGCGGCCTCTCTGGAGAGCGGCTCTTCAATAGCTGCTAAAGACGCTTTTGTGGGGATAGTATGCAGGATCAGCAGGTATGCTGTTAGCTCTTCGATAGGTGAAGTCGGAAAGTTGCACATAAATCGGCAGTGCGGAGATTCCTCTCTCGCGACAACAGCGGACGTCATTCGCCCCACGGCAGCGCATGTGCGACCCTAATGCAAATCAGAAGCGACGGCGGCGATCAGCTACGGTAATAAGCTTTTCAAAGATCAAAATGTCGGAATACTTCCCGCCATTCGAGAAGATCTCTGGAAAGCAGCCGGCGCGTGAGAACGCATGTTTCTCTATGAAGGAAACAACGTCGGGCGTATCTTCAAACGTCATTGCCAAAACGCAGTGCAGATCAAGGATTTTTGCTCGATTTAAAAGAGTACGGACAAGCGCGCAGCCGACCCCCTTACGACGAGCGGAATGCTGAACATAGATCGACATCTCGGCTGTATGCCTAACGTCTTCCCTGACGCGATACGGCGTGAATGCCGCCCAACCAACCACGGCGCCATTACTTGCGCAAGTATACGCCTCAACTCCTAAATGGGATTCGGTTATGAATTCCTCCATTTCCTTGACGCTCCAGGGACGCATTCCTTGCGTTGATTCCCTTGCGCGACATGCTGCGTTGTAGATCTCTGTCACGCTTGGAAGGTCACCTGCTCGTAACCGGCGCACTTGGTACGACATCAGAGGTCCTCCAGTCTCATTACGCTGTATGGATAGTTATCTGAGTGCCGGTCTGCGAGCAACGCGGCAACCTACGAGATTCCGTAGCTTGTGCGGACACATGCGATTGTGGCTTGTTCCGCGTTTGAGCACACAGGCGAGTCTTCGCATGTAAACGACTGTTTTGATGCAGAGGACGAGAAAAGCAGCGGCGTCTGGACTCTTGGAGCGCATGGCACGTTGCGACGCCCAGGACGCACGCACAGACAAGAACGGACGGTCAGGCGAATGTTCCGACGCGCTACTTTTGCTGATGCCCACGATATCGCAAGGATCTACAATCAGGCGATCAAGCCGGGCATCTTTGCTATAAATCCAATCGCTCCAGACACTCACAACGAAAGGATCATCTGGCTGAAGGAACATCAAGATCCCTATCCAGTGTTCGTCTATGAGAACGAAAATCATAGAGTGATTGGCTGGTGCTCCTTGAGTAGATTTTCTCTGCGCCCCGAATATACAGGCGTCGCCGAGATATCCCGCTACATTGATGAGAATCATCGAGGGAAAGGACTCGGCGGACTGATGCTTGCACATTTGATTGAAACGGCTGCCAATGTGGGACTGCGACTACTAGTCTCAAACGCATATGAAAGGAATATCGGAAGTATAAAAAGTATTGCTCCTGTCTTTCAGCGCGTCGCAGTGTTACATGAAGTGGCACGCGTGCACGGTGAATGGCAGAACGTTGCATGGTTCTGGAATAAATTACGTTGAGCCCTGATCTGCAAAGGGCCTGCGGAAATTTGACGTCAGATTGCGGCGTGGATAGCGCAGCTCAAGCTTGAGTTCCGGAGAGTTTCGACCTGTCAGCGCTATCGATAAGAGATCGTTGGACACCAGAGAGCTGAAGCTGCGAAGCGGCTCCGAAGGATTGGCGCGCCGATGGACATGATCGATCACCTGTGACCGATACACGTTATGCAGAAGGAAGTGCGGATCGAAGTACTCCATTTCGGGACCGCACGGCTTTGTCACTGCCTTGGCCTCTCTCACGGCCAGCTATCGCGGCGCGAGGTGTCGACCGGTATCGTCCGGTCGCCGTCTACCGGTCGCGTGCACGCAATCGCCAGGCCGCCGCATCGGTTTTCGCCGCCGATTCTGCCGTCCTAAATGCGCCGCTCGAGGTAATGCTGCCGGGTTGTCGGCCTCCGGCATCGGCGGCCTGAGGAACGGCTGGCTCGACGAGTTATGCCGCCTGGCAGAAGCGCGATGCGTTGGCCAAGCGTTACGTCTATACGGCTATATTTGGGTTGATGGCTTCCATCTCAAAGCTCGCCTGGAAGATGAAAAGCAATGCAGCTCGTGCTGATCGGCTACGCCGGCGACCGCAAGAAACAGGTCGGCTTCACCGGTGGTGCCCCGGAGAACGCGCTCCATTGGCGCGATCTGCTGCTCGATATGAAGCGGCGCGGGCTCGAGGTGGTCCCGCAGCTCGTCATCGCCGATGGCGCACTCGGGTTCTGGAAGGCGGCCGGTGAGGTCTGGCTGCAAACGCGCGAGCAGCGCTGCTGGGTGCACAAAACCGCCAACGTTCTTGCCAACCTGCCGAAGAGCCACCACCCGAGGCAAACGAATGAACGCGTGTTGCATTAGATCCGGATGCCAAAGCCGAGCGGCGTTCGTCGCGTTCATCGAGAGCTACACGCTGAATAAGAGAAGGCGACGTCGGAAAACGTTGCCGAAATGAATGTTAGGCGGCCGTCGTGAGGTGGATAAGGGGTTTGATCGTCATGCGATCGTGGTGAGCTTGAAGGGCCGCACGCAGAACTGACAATTGCTTATGTGCCGTCAATCGCCGGAAGCCCTTCGTTGGCCTCGATCATGCCAGCTGCGATCCATCGCAAGGCCATACCGGCATCCGCCAGCGTTTGACGTTGCGCGTGACGCGGCGAAATGGTGGCCAGTCGAGGCCTTCGAGGATGCTGGCCGCTACGCCGGGCCAATGCTGGTCGAGTCGACGTGCGAGATTGCGGATAAAGTCTTCAGCCTTGTCGGCGTCATCGAGCTCCCAGGCGTGCCCGACCGGTGGCCGCATGATGCTCTTTCGGCAGGCGTTCCATGATGTTGCGCGCCTTGTGGATCTTGCAGCGCTGGATCGCAGCGACCGAAACCGAAGGCGCGGCGGATCGCCTTCGACAAGGCTTTCGCGCAATCGGCTATGTCTTGGGACGTTGGGTCATGGCCGCGCGAGATCAGGTTGTCCAGCAGTGCCTGAACCGTTGCGGCATCTCGGTTTCCCCTTCCAGAGCCAGCGGATGCTTGTTGCCTTCGGCGTCAACCCCGATCGCGGCTACCAGCATGAGATCGTCGCCGAGATACAGCCCGTCGATTTCGACCACCAGAGGGGCGAGCGCGGACAAATCGGCAGCCATGACGTCGGCCAGCCGCCCGGCCGATAGCGCCACGAACCTCGGCGAGGCCGCCGACTTCGCAACCTCCGATCCGGGCGGTGCCGGCACGTCACCTTCGGGCTGCCGGACAGCGCGGCCGAACCGGCGCGCGCGGCCGTTTCCCAGCTCGGGATCGTGACCTCGCGGCCGTCCACGCCCCGGGCCCGCGGGCGCTCGAGCTCGATCTTGCCGCCGCCGCCCCGTTCCCGCGTCGGCGCCAAACGGTGCGCCCCCACGCCGCGTCACGACCGTGGCGCGGCCCGGAGGCTGCCGTGACATCCACCTCCATCATCGTGCCGATCGCTCAGGCCCGGCGTGATATTTATCGTCATGGCGTTGCTCTCCTTCGTGGAATCAGCACCCAGAGCCTATTGGCTCAAGGTGGGCAACGCCGGCCTCTTGAGAAATTCAACAGAACCCGGGACATCGCCAAATGAAGCTACCGCTCCGTATGGCAGCCTAAGCCCGGCAGAGCTACGCAGCTATTGGGCGGTGCGCTCGCAATGAGAAGCGGAATAGCGCAGCCGCCCTGCGACCGTCCATTCCACCATGAACCACCCCGGTTCGACCCGCACCTAATCGTCGACAACTATTCATGCGACGTCTGCCACAAGGGCGTCGTCTCAAGGCGTATGCCCGCTTCCAGTTGCACCACGCGCGTAGCCGAGCTCAAGAGCGCTCTTATGGATACCTGGAGAACTACAATCCGCAGGCGCAATCCTCGAAAATAGTCGCCCGCTAGGGAATGAGCATTACAACGGGGACACCAAGCCTCCTCTCGATATCATCTTTGGAGCTCCAATATTATATCGGCTCATTAGGAGATTCGCATTGGTGACGGCATCATACACCGGCAGCTGCATCTGCTCGCGCAGATGTTGCGTCACTATTGGAAAACCTGCGCACTCAAATAAGATGACCTCGACGTCATGATATCGCCTACACATAAGTGCGATTGCGGCCTGCAGATCATAGGATACCTGCAGAGTCGTGTAGTTATTTTCGGGCCCCGACATGGCTTTCCATGTCTCGGAATGTTCGATGCCGCCGATTGCTATTCGATCGTATGACTCAACACCGGCGCATTTTAGCAGATCGAACGTCAATGCTCTTGAGTCGAATGTCAATATGCCGACACGTCCCTTCACAGTCGCCATGAGATAGGGCAGGAGCAGCAAGCAGGAGGTCGAAACTGGCACTGGTACGGCCTGCATCATTGCGTTCTGATACTTGATCGTGAAACCGCAATTGCTCGTGATCGCGACTGCTCCATCACCCACCAACTCTTTTGCTGCCCCTATGAACGCCTCTTTCAATGTGTCGTCCTCACCACCAAAAACCACGTTCCTGGTCCAAGCACCTGGAACCTGCCGATAAATTGTGGGAAATGGAAAAGTATTAGGATTGCTGAGCGACCCGGCCATCGTCTGTGGCGTATTCTGTAGCTGCAGTATACCAAGTGCGCCGCTGGTATGGGTCATTTCAAATCCGGCTCCCGCAAAAAATCCCAACTCATTCTAGCTCCGGCCTGCGACCAAGATCGCAGCGCCACACCAGTTCTGGCGCGTCATCCGCCAGCTGGAGATCTTGCTCCAAATTCTCTTGCGGCGCCGCTGAGACGTTCATTTCGTTCCGAGGGATGTAAGGTTCTTCGCGGACAGCTATCCATGCCGGGGTCCAATCAGTCGATACTGTCCAGTACTTAGTCGACGAATCTAGTAGCATGCGGATAATCGGACACATTCGCATACCGATGCGTTATTTCGTCATCTACTGCTATGTCGTCTATCGCCACAATGCTCGCCCACACTCCAGACGCTGTATCGGCCCACAGTATTTGTGCATTCGGGCTGGATGAGTGATTTACTATCGAGATTAATCCGAAAACAACGTAGCCTGCCAGCGGGTCACATTTGACTTCTCGATCAGGCCGAACGAAGTAGTACTCGAAGAGGCCTGTGCGATTTAGGAGCTGGGCTTGAGCATGATCAAATCCCCACGTTGGAGCTCGCTCAATTACATCTCCGATCTTGAACGGAATATTTGCAAATACACCGCGGCCCTTTCGTGGTGCAGTTTTGACATACACAGTACCGCTGCGGTCAAAGACGCTCTCCGCCATCATGTCGTTCTTTTCAGTGCCGGGCATTAAGCCGCCTCTATTGTTTCACCATTCCTGGAGTACCCATTGATGGTCTGGCGTTCGCAAGCGGAGTTGGCTCTGGAATACTGACCTCAAACGAGCCGAGCGCGCGGGGTGCCAGGTACCCGACATTGCGTTGGCCCTTGTCTCCGCCAAGAATCGTGGGTACGGAACGCGACCCGCACATTGCTGGATGAACGAGCGGACGCATCTTCTCCATTGCGAAATTCGAAACGTTCATTCAGTTGCCTCCACTCTCAACAAGAGCATATAGCTGATTCCAGGCGCTTGATAACCACCTACGTAGATGGGCTGCCAAGATGCGTAGGCAACCTTAGCTGCGGATGACAAAAGTTGAGAAGCCAGATAGAGCAGCCGACCCGCTTCGTTGAGCCGATGCAGATGTGGTCCTCCCCGCAGCGAGTTCACCAACCACGCCATCCTGACTTGGGCGACCAGAGTCGCGCCCCATGGGAATAAATCGCCCGGGCAAGCCCATGCTAACGCTCATCGAAAGCTTCAACGAAGGGCTGCGGGATGAATTATTGAACGAGACGCTGTTCACCTCGCTGGCCTGGTATCACACTCGGATATTGGCGGGCCGATTACAACAACACACGACCGCACGCGCAGGCCCGGATGGAAGACCCCGTCCGTGTTCGCGACCACTTCCCAACCGCGCCGGGATCTGCGCTGCGGTATGCCGAAGGCTCCACGCCAGCTCCCGTCACTCCCGGCACGGCCGCGAAACCCGAGGGATAAGCCGAAAGCTGAGGCCTGCGTCGGAATCGTCGAACGCTGGCTGGTAGGGCGGCTGCGGACCCCAACTTTTTACAGACTGGCCGAACGCAACGATGCGATCGCCGAATGGCTGGGCAAGCTCAATGACGGAGGTGTGCTGCGCCGGTATGGCCGCACACGGCGTCAGCCGTTCAAGGGATTTAACGCGCCGAATCATAAGCCGCTCCCGGCGAGCCGTGGGTCCGTTCCGAATGCCGGCGATACGAGATCGAACGAGACTACCAATCGCTGCCCTATCGCTTCGCCCGTCCGAGATAAAGTGCGGATTTGTGCGTGAAGGTTGAACGCATCCTCGGGGGCGAGTGGATCGCGCGCGCACATGCGCGGCAGCGGCAACGGGCGGCACACGAGGATCGGCGCCCACGTGCCTCCAGCCAGCGGCGTTATGGCGCGTGGACGCCGAGGCAAGCCGGATCGGCCCGATGCTGCGCCCGCTGATCGACCGGATCATTGGGGATCGGCCGCATCCAGAACAGGGCTATCGTACGTGCCTGGGGATCATCCGGCTCGAGAAGCGCATTGGCGGCGAGCGCCTCGACACGGCCGCGCTGCGCGCGATTGAGATCCAGGCTCGCAATTGTCGAGCGTCAAACCCATCCTCGAGAAGGGCTCGATAGCGTTTCAATGCGCGCTCCCCCGAGCGCAACCCAATCATACACAGCAACATTAGAGGCTCGGAATACTGCCATCGGCTGACCCGCCCCACACTCCACTTGCTTACCCGCTCCGCCTTGTCGGCATGGCCGAGGCAACGAGCCTCGCCGACACCGAGGAGGTCCATTGTCTCGCGGCGTTGCTGCTGCACGATGGAGCGACTTGGCGTAACAATCGGCGCTTGGCGCTTCGTCTTCGCAAGGCAAAATTGCGTCATCACGCCGTGCCCGAGCAGGTCCACTAAGGGTCGGCACGTGGGCTCGACCACAAGTTGTTTGACATCCTGCTCAACGGAGACTGGATCAATACCACGAAAACTGAGCCATTGTCGACCAAACCCTCGTCGGGAAAAGTTGGCTTCGCTGTGCGCTCGATCAGAAGGCGTTTCGGGACAACCACTCTGTACTTTAGATCCGGCTGCAGCGACTGTTCGCAGAACTGGACCCGCGGGGCTACGGCCGACCCGCGTCGTGGATAAAGAGCATCGCCACGAGCTCCTGATTTTGGACGACGAGGGCCTCCAGGCCATCGACGCCAATGCCGTCATTATCTGCTCGAAATCCTTGAAGACCGCTACGGCCGACGATCGTTGATGCCGTGCTTGATCGCCTGCTTCAGAACGCTCACAGGCTCTAACTGAACGGTGACTCCATTCGTTCGCCCCCCGGTTCCTCCTCGGCCTTGATTACATTGTCGGCCGATGAAGTTCGAGACTGCAGCGAAGTTGACCGGCCGCTACGGCACTGTTTGGGGGTGATCTTCCCCCAAAAAAGTGGACATGGATCAAGCCGATTTTAGCTCCATCTCGACCGGGCTGATATAGCCGATGGCCGAGTGTCTTCGGGTCTGATTGTAGAAGCCTTCGATGTAAGCGAAGATGTCGCGCTCGGCTTCATTGCGGGTCTCATATTGACGGTGATGGATCAGTTCGGACTTGAGGGTGTGGAAGAAGCTTTCCATCGGGGCATTGTCGTAGCAGTCGGCTCTGCGGCTCATTGAAGGCCGGAAGCCGGCGGCTTGCAGTGCTTGGCGGTACTCGGTTGAAGCGTATTGGGCGGATTCAAACGGTCGTCGCAACACCAGGAGTTTGGAGGTTGCGATGAACGTTGTAAGGCGCAGATCGGCGCGGTCAGGACGAGCCCCATTGCCGTCGCCAGGACGGCCCTCTGTTGCCGGGCGCGATGAACAGAATAAATTTTGGCGGGCGATTGCCGCTGGGTTAAGCAGCGAAGATGCTGCACTCGAAGCCGGATTGTCACAACCTGTCGGAAGCAGATTATTCCGAAAGGCGGGCGGCATGCCACCAGCGATGTTCAGATCTTCGGCAAAGGCACTGTCCGGGCGGTATCTCTCGTTGAATGAGCGCGAGGAGATCGCACTTCTCAAGGTGCAGGGCCATTCCATACAGGAGATTGGACGTCGCCTGGGGCGGGCTGCTTCCACAGTCTCCCGTGAACTGCGGCGCAACGCGGCCACTCGCGGCGGCGGGTTGGAGTATCGGGCAATAACTGCCCAATGGCATGCGGATCGATCCGCCCGCCGGCCTAAGCCGACCAAGCTTGCGCTCAATGCAACCTTGCGCACTTATGTGGAGGAAAGACTTGCTGGCGGCGTCGTAGCCCCGACCGGCGCTCCCGTTCCTGGTCCCGCCGTTCCGTGGAAGGGGCGGCGGCATGGCCAGCGCAAGGATCGGCGATGGGCCAAAGCCTGGAGCCCTGAGCAGATTGCTCGACGCTTGCCGATCGACTTCCCGGACGACAAGACGATGCGCATCAGCCACGAAGCTATCTATCAAGCCCTCTTCGTTCAGGGCCGTGGCGCGCTACGCCGCGAGCTGACGGCCTGCTTGCGAACAGGGCGTGTGTTACGGATGCCCAGAGCGCGCGTACGCAGGCGAGGCAAGGGCTTTGTCTCGCCGGAGATCATGATCAGTGAGCGCCCTGCTGAAGCTGCCGATCGAGCAGTGCCGGGACATTGGGAGGGGGACCTTATCCTCGGTCTTGGCAGCTCGGCAATCGGCACGCTGGTCGAGCGCACGACGCGCTTTACGATGCTCTTGCACCTTCCACGGTTGGCGGGGCATGGCGAAGCTCCGCGCGCGAAGAACGGGCCAGCCCTTGCGGGACATGGGGCCGAAGCCGTGCGCGACGCGATCACGCGCACCATCATCACTTTGCCCGAAGAGCTGCGCCGTTCGCTAACCTGGGATCAGGGAGCCGAAATGGCTCAGCACGATCGTCTCAAGATCGATGCGGGTATCCAGGTCTACTTCTGCGACCCGCAAAGCCCATGGCAGCGCGGCACTAACGAGAACACCAACGGGCTGCTGCGGCAGTACTTCCCGAAAGGCACGGACCTGAGCATCCACAGCGCCGAAGAGATATCCGCTGTGGCAGCGGCCCTCAATGCCCGACCGCGGAAGACACTAGGCTGGAAAACGCCGGCGGAGGCGCTTGACGATCTTCTGTTATGAGTGAAAGTAACTGGTGTTGCGACGACCGTTTGAACCCGCCTTGTGTGCCGCGATCGGAATGATGGATCAGCCCGGGACCTGGTCTTTGCCCCTTGATCGCCATTCGTAATGCGGCGAGCGGCAGTTCTGCGCGCAGATGGTCCTCCATCGCCCAGCCCACGATACGGCGGCTGTACAGATCCATGACGGCCGCCAGATACAACCAGCCCTGGCCGGTCCAGACAAAGGTGATGTCGGCGAGCCAGACCTGATTGCGCATGGCGGCCGAGAAGTTCCGGCCGAGCAGGTTCGGCGCGATCGGCAAGCCATGCCCGCTGTCGGTGGTGCGGCATCGTCGCGGCCCGGCCGAGATGGCTCGAATGCCATGATGGCGCATCTGCCGCTCGATCCGGCCACGGCTTGCATGATGTCCCTGGGCTTTGAGTTCGACATGAATGCGCGGGCTGCCATAGCGGCCATGGCTATCGCGATGAACCCGCTGGATGCCTTCCAGCAGCGCTCGGTTAGCCAAGGCCCGGAGGCTTTCCGGGCGCGACCGCCAGGCATAGTAGCCCGCGGGCGAGACGCCGAGCACACGGCACATGATCTTAACCGGATAGTCCGTGCGGCGATCCTCGATAAAACGGAACCTCATGTCCGGGGTCCAGCAAAGATCGCGATCGACTTTTTTAAAATGTCGCGCTCCAAGCGCAGCTGTTCGTTTTCCCGCTGCAACCGCGCAATCACGTCAGCTTGGTCCGCCGACGGCACCGCCGCCTGCGATGTGGGCGCCACGGCGCTGCCGCCGGCTCTCACCGTACCCTGCTCCGCCACCCATCGGCTCAGCACGGAGCCGTCAAGCCCAAGCTCCTTCGATACCGACTTCGCCGAGCGGCCGCTCGACAAAACCAGATCAACTGCCTGCCGCTTGTACTCGTCCGAATAAGAACGTCGCTGCCGTTTCGTCATCTGACACCTCTTGCTGTGTAAGCTATAGGTGTCCACCGATTTAGGGGAGGCTCAGGGGCGCCTCCGGTCAGCTTCGCTCCGTCGAACGGCACCATCAAACTAAACGTGGTCTCTTCGGCAGCCGCTTGACCACTGGCAGCGATAGTGCCAATTGCCTTCATCGGTAGCTTCGCATGGGCGCGATCAGATTGGAACGCTGCGCGGCATCAGATCGGAATAACTGCACGCGATCATTGCATGATCCCAAGGTGATCGCAGTAAGCGAACCTCTGGTGTGCGGTGCTAAAGGACAAAACCATCCCAAAGCGCGTAGTCGCAGTGTTGAGCGCCGTCTACGAGGCCAACTTCGTCGGGTTCTCCTTTTCCGGTCGCAGCGGAGTCCTGGCCTAAATGACCGACGGCTGGACTGTGAGACATGCATGCCGCATTTCTTTGATGCGTCTTTCCATCGTGCTCAGTGAAAATGATGCGATCACTTCAGCATCAAAAACGGCAGTGACAGGAACCGTTCCCTCATCATGTCCAGGATCAATGATCGAACAAATTGGTAAAGTAGCCGCGATCTTGTACTTCCTACCAGAATCGGCAGGAAGGCTTTCTTTTCTTTTGCTGTACTCTTCAGGGGCCATCGGTTCTCGAAGGGCCCCATTTTGTACGTGCCGATAACCCGATAGGCGTGATACCTGCAAGGAAAAAACGCGCCCATGGAAGATCCGAAACGAACCTCATCAACAGCACGTGTGAACCGTGATCACTTAGACCATGTCCAAAGTCAAATTGTCTTTGCTCGACGCACACCTGACGAAAGAGCTCCCGAAGTTGTTTTGTCGGGACTCGACTCGGCTGCCAGTCCAATCAGGCATTGCGTCCTGCCGCCCTTGGTGGGCCACAATGTTACTATTCGCAACGCGCGGTCGATCGTGCGCGAACTATCGCTCGACGAGGAAGGCTTCACGCTAATTCAGCGCAAAATATCTTGCGTAAACGAGCGCGATCCAGCTGTTTTACGCGAGAGTTACCAGAAAGAAATGGTTCCTTTCATCAAAGATTACTTCAACGCGTCGTGGGTTGTGGCTCACCAACAATCGTTTGTTGTTCGTCATGGCAGTGGGAAATCAAGTCCGGAAGGATGCGAACCGATTGTATGGGCTCATCTTGATTTCGCGCCGGTCGCTGGTCCTATGTTTGCCGCCC containing:
- a CDS encoding CoA-binding protein yields the protein MYSHAQESDKHETTNVKRNLRSLFEPDGVAVIGASPKPSLAKNILNSIVSSGFAGNIAAVNPNYAMVDDVDCYSSISNVPFHIDLAVLCVRAENILAVLEECKQQFVGVAQIISSGFAELGSEEGRTRQQQIQRWASDSTTPVVIGPNTLGVINLHRPIIAVGDSKTPEIVPGAVSGVFQSGQMITMMHPLMGRGIGISKIATTGNEVSVTTAELIDFFADDVQTKIIVSYCEGIKDPENFAIACTRARQQGKPVIMLRVGAHPEVRKGINRHTATEAANTYERDIRLLDDLGVITVDSAEDLVETVVAFNACRRPRGNRVAFASFSGGMGNIMADLILSTRSLKLASFSDQLRMQLAEVLPRFANCFNPLDLSAQSAFDTEILIRCMRLLGQSGEFDILIWGKDLPMSIEDESPVGLALSQLMAQYPEVIVMPVSQMTGPYRDREINRGPPMFAGRAILQGTAVSVRALGKVIAWHALAT
- a CDS encoding GNAT family N-acetyltransferase, whose product is MFRRATFADAHDIARIYNQAIKPGIFAINPIAPDTHNERIIWLKEHQDPYPVFVYENENHRVIGWCSLSRFSLRPEYTGVAEISRYIDENHRGKGLGGLMLAHLIETAANVGLRLLVSNAYERNIGSIKSIAPVFQRVAVLHEVARVHGEWQNVAWFWNKLR
- a CDS encoding IS3 family transposase; translation: MRFRFIEDRRTDYPVKIMCRVLGVSPAGYYAWRSRPESLRALANRALLEGIQRVHRDSHGRYGSPRIHVELKAQGHHASRGRIERQMRHHGIRAISAGPRRCRTTDSGHGLPIAPNLLGRNFSAAMRNQVWLADITFVWTGQGWLYLAAVMDLYSRRIVGWAMEDHLRAELPLAALRMAIKGQRPGPGLIHHSDRGTQGGFKRSSQHQLLSLITEDRQAPPPAFSSLVSSAVGH
- a CDS encoding transposase; protein product: MTKRQRRSYSDEYKRQAVDLVLSSGRSAKSVSKELGLDGSVLSRWVAEQGTVRAGGSAVAPTSQAAVPSADQADVIARLQRENEQLRLERDILKKSIAIFAGPRT
- a CDS encoding IS30 family transposase; amino-acid sequence: MNVVRRRSARSGRAPLPSPGRPSVAGRDEQNKFWRAIAAGLSSEDAALEAGLSQPVGSRLFRKAGGMPPAMFRSSAKALSGRYLSLNEREEIALLKVQGHSIQEIGRRLGRAASTVSRELRRNAATRGGGLEYRAITAQWHADRSARRPKPTKLALNATLRTYVEERLAGGVVAPTGAPVPGPAVPWKGRRHGQRKDRRWAKAWSPEQIARRLPIDFPDDKTMRISHEAIYQALFVQGRGALRRELTACLRTGRVLRMPRARVRRRGKGFVSPEIMISERPAEAADRAVPGHWEGDLILGLGSSAIGTLVERTTRFTMLLHLPRLAGHGEAPRAKNGPALAGHGAEAVRDAITRTIITLPEELRRSLTWDQGAEMAQHDRLKIDAGIQVYFCDPQSPWQRGTNENTNGLLRQYFPKGTDLSIHSAEEISAVAAALNARPRKTLGWKTPAEALDDLLL
- a CDS encoding SET domain-containing protein-lysine N-methyltransferase, translated to MPGTEKNDMMAESVFDRSGTVYVKTAPRKGRGVFANIPFKIGDVIERAPTWGFDHAQAQLLNRTGLFEYYFVRPDREVKCDPLAGYVVFGLISIVNHSSSPNAQILWADTASGVWASIVAIDDIAVDDEITHRYANVSDYPHATRFVD
- a CDS encoding GNAT family N-acetyltransferase, coding for MSYQVRRLRAGDLPSVTEIYNAACRARESTQGMRPWSVKEMEEFITESHLGVEAYTCASNGAVVGWAAFTPYRVREDVRHTAEMSIYVQHSARRKGVGCALVRTLLNRAKILDLHCVLAMTFEDTPDVVSFIEKHAFSRAGCFPEIFSNGGKYSDILIFEKLITVADRRRRF